In Shouchella patagoniensis, the following are encoded in one genomic region:
- a CDS encoding carbohydrate ABC transporter permease has translation MEKTELGKAPKLRKNKRRSNESLAGWLFALPWLIGLAVFFIYPLLSSIYYSFTDYSILQSGDFIGLANYRELFQDELFWISIYNTVYFAVLFVPLSIIFGVALAMVLNMRVRGMAVYRTIFFLPTLVPHVALAILWIWLLNPQFGLVNAMLDFFGIQGPPWLGSTFWSKPALVLMSLWGIGQAVIIYLAGLGDISQEYYEAAEVDGASFLQKTFRITLPLLTPVIFFNLVMGFIGAFQQFTLPYAMTNGTGSPADSLTFYVMYLYDNAFSYFRMGYASAMAWILFVIIMLLTAIVFWSSKRWVHYQGD, from the coding sequence ATGGAAAAAACTGAGTTAGGAAAAGCGCCTAAGCTACGTAAAAATAAAAGAAGGTCAAATGAGAGTCTTGCTGGCTGGTTATTTGCGTTACCGTGGTTAATTGGATTAGCTGTGTTCTTTATTTACCCGTTACTTTCCTCTATTTACTATAGCTTTACAGACTATAGTATTTTGCAAAGTGGGGATTTTATAGGGCTAGCAAATTATCGCGAGCTTTTTCAAGACGAATTATTTTGGATCTCTATTTATAACACAGTTTATTTTGCTGTTTTGTTTGTTCCATTAAGCATTATTTTTGGGGTTGCACTTGCGATGGTATTGAATATGCGAGTCCGAGGGATGGCGGTTTATCGAACCATTTTCTTTTTACCGACATTAGTTCCTCATGTTGCACTTGCAATTTTATGGATTTGGCTTTTGAATCCTCAGTTTGGGCTTGTAAATGCCATGCTCGATTTTTTTGGTATTCAAGGTCCGCCATGGCTTGGTAGCACCTTTTGGTCAAAGCCTGCTTTGGTTTTAATGTCATTGTGGGGAATTGGGCAGGCAGTCATCATTTATTTGGCTGGACTTGGCGATATTTCACAAGAGTATTATGAGGCAGCAGAAGTAGATGGAGCTAGCTTTTTACAAAAGACGTTTCGAATTACTCTGCCTCTTTTAACTCCAGTTATCTTTTTTAATCTAGTAATGGGTTTTATCGGTGCTTTTCAGCAGTTTACATTACCATACGCAATGACCAATGGAACTGGAAGCCCAGCAGATTCGTTGACATTTTATGTAATGTACTTATATGATAACGCTTTCAGTTATTTCCGTATGGGGTATGCATCCGCTATGGCTTGGATTTTGTTTGTGATTATCATGTTGCTGACAGCAATTGTGTTTTGGAGTTCAAAACGATGGGTTCATTATCAAGGTGATTAA
- a CDS encoding carbohydrate ABC transporter permease codes for MEATTKKRVKRIYAHIVLILASIVFLVPFIWMVSTSFKPITQVFTFPPEFIPRPFQWENYIEATKYIPFWTYTYNTAVITGLSTLGVIISCPLVAYSFAKLRWRGRDALFAVTIGVMMIPAQVTMIPLFLLFNQFGWVGTNLPLIVPAFFGVPFSIFLLRQFFKGLPNTLREAAKIDGASEWRIYWQIMFPLAKPAVLAIALFQFMASWTDFLGPLIYLTEEASYTLSLGLQQFQNQQGSQWHLMMAVSTLMTLPIIILFFFMQKTFIKGITFTGIKG; via the coding sequence ATGGAGGCGACAACAAAAAAACGAGTAAAACGTATATATGCTCATATTGTACTTATTCTCGCTTCGATTGTTTTTCTGGTCCCATTTATATGGATGGTATCAACTTCTTTTAAACCGATAACGCAGGTTTTCACGTTTCCTCCTGAATTTATTCCCAGGCCATTTCAGTGGGAGAATTACATTGAGGCAACAAAATATATTCCGTTTTGGACATATACGTATAATACAGCAGTCATAACAGGCTTAAGTACGCTTGGAGTCATTATATCTTGCCCTCTTGTAGCGTATAGTTTTGCTAAGTTACGATGGCGAGGAAGAGATGCGCTATTTGCTGTTACGATTGGAGTTATGATGATTCCGGCACAAGTTACGATGATTCCATTGTTTTTGCTGTTCAACCAGTTCGGTTGGGTTGGTACGAATTTGCCATTGATTGTGCCTGCTTTTTTTGGTGTTCCTTTCTCGATATTCTTGCTTAGGCAGTTCTTTAAAGGATTACCAAATACGCTTCGAGAAGCTGCAAAAATAGATGGAGCAAGTGAATGGCGCATTTATTGGCAAATCATGTTCCCGCTAGCTAAACCAGCAGTCCTAGCCATTGCTTTATTCCAGTTTATGGCTTCCTGGACAGACTTTCTTGGTCCATTAATTTATTTAACGGAAGAGGCTTCGTACACGCTTTCTCTCGGTTTGCAGCAATTCCAAAATCAGCAAGGTTCGCAGTGGCATCTCATGATGGCCGTCTCAACCTTAATGACATTACCGATTATTATTTTGTTTTTCTTTATGCAAAAAACGTTTATTAAAGGGATTACGTTTACAGGGATAAAAGGCTGA
- a CDS encoding sugar phosphate isomerase/epimerase family protein has translation MKNKFAATLFTVREELKTDGIGPVFKELADMGYAGLQLSGLPVGYDQEEVAFHLQKNNVAAAGMHVPFDRLANEFDLVRQEAKKYGTTDLFCPYLPESLRSEDGYREVKRVLNEVAHLAPDLRIGYHNHAFEFDTRIEGRDALAYILEPSEENKILAEIDVYWVAKGGQDPLNYIQPYKGRMPIIHLKDMTTDEEETFAEVGTGSIDFLPILKWGEQHGIEWYVVEQDVCKSNPMTSLQLSLTNLHKYAVELVNVKTKK, from the coding sequence ATGAAAAACAAATTTGCGGCAACTTTATTTACAGTAAGAGAAGAATTAAAAACCGATGGAATCGGACCCGTTTTTAAAGAATTAGCTGATATGGGGTATGCGGGGCTACAACTTTCAGGTTTACCTGTTGGTTATGACCAGGAGGAAGTGGCATTTCATTTGCAAAAGAACAACGTAGCTGCTGCTGGTATGCATGTGCCTTTTGATCGTTTGGCTAATGAGTTTGACCTTGTTAGACAAGAAGCAAAAAAATACGGCACAACCGATTTATTTTGTCCATACTTGCCTGAATCACTGAGGTCAGAGGATGGTTATCGAGAGGTAAAACGAGTCCTGAATGAAGTAGCGCACTTAGCTCCAGATTTACGAATTGGGTATCATAACCATGCGTTTGAGTTTGATACGCGTATTGAGGGGAGAGATGCATTAGCCTATATACTTGAACCTAGTGAAGAAAATAAGATTCTTGCAGAAATTGATGTCTATTGGGTGGCAAAAGGAGGTCAAGACCCTCTTAACTATATCCAACCTTATAAAGGCAGAATGCCAATCATTCATTTAAAAGATATGACGACGGATGAAGAAGAAACATTTGCTGAAGTGGGGACGGGGTCAATTGATTTTCTCCCAATATTAAAATGGGGTGAACAACATGGGATTGAATGGTATGTTGTCGAGCAGGATGTGTGCAAAAGCAACCCGATGACTAGTTTGCAATTAAGTCTAACGAATTTGCACAAATATGCGGTTGAGTTAGTTAATGTTAAGACAAAAAAGTAA
- a CDS encoding AraC family transcriptional regulator, protein MNGPLSIKENLNFNYMEDHKNEHNLSFHSHELAEIYYFHNGKCTYLIGDQILNLTPGDLILMNGLTLHCPKLFRTHPYVRSTLHFNQTYFNRVFDTMGYPQMLSPFSRVKPLRLSFSGEDQKEVEQHLKRLHTSQKLLQTEENARFQLAFMDFLAFLSSYWTRIHEPTPELNSQKEKTVQAVVSFIETHYHEDLRLEAIEEALHMSKYHLAKIFKEMTGVTIFKYLYQRRVNQAKIEFLLSTASVTEICYQVGFNYPSHFTKVFKQLTGLTPEQYKRQATSE, encoded by the coding sequence ATGAACGGCCCTCTCTCCATTAAGGAGAACTTAAATTTCAATTATATGGAAGATCATAAAAATGAACATAACCTTTCATTTCATTCCCATGAACTAGCAGAAATCTATTATTTTCATAATGGGAAATGCACCTATTTGATTGGCGATCAGATACTAAACCTCACTCCTGGCGATTTAATTTTAATGAATGGACTAACACTCCATTGCCCTAAACTATTTCGAACGCATCCATACGTTCGTTCGACCCTGCACTTTAATCAAACTTATTTCAACAGAGTCTTTGATACAATGGGCTATCCCCAAATGCTCAGTCCTTTTTCAAGAGTGAAACCTTTGCGCCTATCCTTCAGTGGCGAAGATCAAAAAGAAGTAGAACAACACTTGAAACGTCTTCATACAAGTCAGAAATTGCTTCAAACAGAAGAAAACGCGCGCTTTCAACTTGCTTTCATGGATTTCTTAGCGTTTCTCTCATCGTATTGGACAAGGATACACGAACCAACCCCTGAATTAAATAGCCAAAAAGAAAAAACAGTCCAGGCCGTTGTTTCTTTTATTGAAACACACTACCATGAAGACCTTCGTCTAGAAGCAATTGAAGAAGCACTACATATGAGTAAATACCATTTAGCCAAAATATTTAAAGAGATGACAGGTGTAACCATTTTCAAATACTTGTACCAACGACGTGTTAATCAAGCGAAAATCGAATTTCTTTTAAGTACAGCAAGTGTGACAGAAATATGTTACCAAGTTGGTTTTAATTATCCCTCTCATTTCACCAAAGTGTTTAAACAATTAACAGGCTTGACGCCTGAACAATACAAGCGCCAAGCCACTTCTGAGTAA
- a CDS encoding Gfo/Idh/MocA family protein, whose translation MGKQDGMTYAPKGKPNKVVKEGEFLFAAIALDHGHIYGMCHGLIEAGATLASVFDPDQDKLADFIEAFPNVHVASSEQEILEDSSIQLIAAAAIPSHRASLGVRSMEAGKDYFTDKTPFTTLEQLELARATVERTGRKYMVYYSERLHVESAVYAGELIQQGAIGQVLQLTGFGPHRLNAHNRPNWFFQKEKYGGILCDIGSHQIEQFLFYAGCKEAKILHSKVANYNNPEHPELEDYGDATLVGDNGATQFFKVDWHTPDGLSTWGDGRTFITGTKGTIEIRKYVDVAREESGDHLYLVNENGEQHFSLKGKVGYPFFGELILDCLNRTEHAMTQEHAFKAAELCLLAQQKAEWIVPKERVL comes from the coding sequence ATGGGCAAACAAGATGGGATGACTTATGCACCTAAAGGAAAACCAAATAAAGTTGTGAAAGAAGGAGAATTTTTATTCGCAGCAATTGCACTCGATCATGGTCACATTTACGGAATGTGTCATGGCTTAATTGAAGCCGGTGCTACACTTGCGTCCGTTTTTGATCCCGACCAAGATAAGCTGGCCGATTTTATCGAAGCGTTCCCCAACGTACATGTCGCCTCATCAGAGCAAGAAATACTTGAAGACTCTTCAATTCAGCTCATTGCAGCTGCAGCCATCCCTTCACATCGTGCGAGCCTTGGCGTTCGCTCTATGGAAGCTGGAAAAGATTACTTTACAGACAAAACGCCCTTTACAACACTTGAACAGCTTGAACTTGCCCGTGCAACAGTTGAGCGTACAGGTAGAAAGTATATGGTTTATTATAGCGAAAGGTTACATGTGGAATCAGCTGTTTATGCTGGAGAACTTATTCAACAAGGAGCAATTGGTCAAGTGCTCCAACTGACTGGCTTTGGTCCACACCGACTCAATGCACATAACAGACCTAATTGGTTTTTCCAGAAAGAGAAATACGGTGGCATTTTATGTGACATTGGTAGTCATCAAATTGAACAGTTTCTGTTTTATGCTGGTTGCAAAGAGGCCAAAATTCTTCATAGTAAGGTAGCAAACTACAACAACCCCGAGCATCCAGAATTAGAGGACTATGGTGATGCTACTCTTGTTGGTGACAACGGTGCGACGCAGTTCTTTAAAGTCGATTGGCATACTCCAGATGGACTAAGTACTTGGGGAGACGGACGAACATTTATAACCGGTACAAAAGGGACAATTGAAATTCGTAAGTATGTGGATGTGGCACGGGAAGAAAGTGGTGACCACCTTTATTTGGTTAATGAGAATGGAGAACAACATTTTTCCTTAAAAGGAAAGGTTGGCTACCCATTTTTTGGAGAACTCATTCTAGACTGCTTAAATCGCACTGAACATGCGATGACGCAAGAACATGCTTTTAAAGCGGCAGAGTTGTGCTTGCTTGCACAACAAAAAGCTGAATGGATTGTGCCAAAGGAGAGGGTCCTATGA
- a CDS encoding Gfo/Idh/MocA family protein — MEFIRIGVIGLGNMGTSHASYIHNGRVIGASLGALLEERPKRIQELKQHYGDTVPLFTDEDAFFESGLIDAVLIATPHYSHPRLAKKAFAAGLHVLCEKPAGVFTSEVREMNEAASSSNLVFSLMYNQRTKPIYQKLRDLIQEGELGSIRRMNWIITNWYRSQSYYDSSNWRATWAGEGGGVLINQCPHQLDLWGWLIGMEPMRIRSFCSFGKYRDIEVEDEVTAYLEYASGATGVFITTTAESPGTNRLEVTGTLGKVVIEDGKLTFWQLETSEPKFNDSYTGGFGEPKHRLVEVEIKEESTDHQGITQNFVHAILQGEQLIAPGEEGIYGLTLSNAMQLSTWIDNWVPLPLNEAEYEKQLKKRINESKGKNIASETTLDVSSSH; from the coding sequence ATGGAATTCATTCGCATTGGCGTAATTGGACTCGGAAACATGGGCACCTCACATGCATCTTACATTCATAACGGACGTGTAATTGGCGCTTCACTTGGTGCCTTACTTGAAGAACGACCAAAACGGATACAAGAATTAAAACAACATTACGGTGACACCGTACCGCTTTTTACTGATGAAGATGCTTTTTTTGAATCGGGATTAATTGATGCCGTTCTTATTGCTACCCCTCACTACAGTCATCCACGCCTAGCGAAAAAAGCATTTGCTGCTGGGTTACACGTATTATGTGAAAAGCCAGCTGGCGTCTTTACAAGTGAAGTACGGGAAATGAATGAAGCCGCATCTTCAAGCAATCTTGTTTTTTCACTTATGTACAATCAACGTACAAAACCAATTTATCAGAAGCTGCGTGACCTCATTCAAGAAGGCGAGTTAGGTTCCATCAGGCGTATGAATTGGATTATTACAAATTGGTATCGCTCCCAAAGTTACTACGACTCAAGCAATTGGCGTGCAACATGGGCTGGTGAAGGCGGCGGGGTGCTAATCAATCAATGCCCACATCAATTGGATTTATGGGGCTGGTTGATCGGTATGGAACCAATGCGAATCCGTTCTTTCTGTTCATTTGGAAAATACCGTGACATTGAGGTGGAAGATGAAGTAACCGCTTACCTCGAATATGCATCTGGGGCAACGGGTGTCTTTATTACAACGACTGCAGAAAGCCCTGGAACTAATCGGCTTGAGGTGACGGGAACATTAGGAAAAGTAGTGATAGAAGATGGCAAACTTACTTTTTGGCAACTCGAAACATCAGAACCTAAATTCAACGATTCGTACACAGGGGGTTTTGGTGAGCCAAAACATCGGCTAGTTGAAGTGGAAATAAAAGAAGAATCAACAGATCATCAGGGTATTACACAAAATTTCGTTCATGCAATTTTACAAGGTGAACAATTAATAGCTCCTGGTGAAGAAGGTATTTATGGACTTACGCTATCAAATGCCATGCAACTTTCCACTTGGATAGACAATTGGGTACCATTACCACTTAATGAAGCAGAGTACGAGAAACAACTTAAAAAACGAATAAATGAATCCAAAGGAAAAAACATAGCAAGCGAGACTACACTTGATGTATCTAGTAGTCATTGA
- a CDS encoding AraC family transcriptional regulator, with product MKKPLFQLIPKNKQTLDWHNNKLFLPEDYNGYYHWHQGFELLIIFKGSGNIVLNQRMTPIKNGRLFFFQPFQLHHVAPVKDVSYERATLHFDPLHTERILHVYPSMVQFFHHIQNDTFHNQFIDFSDDFSYIKRLCDTYDKTIRTCSFKERVDRENLLLIQLLSYVQHQLKNHSPTLSTRNLHYAERIMRWIEAHLGETFHLEELADELYLSKSYVSKIFRVETGSSITAYLTARRIKEACHLLQTSDLSLDAICTRIGLSNVSYFIQMFKRETNITPHQYRLEHRYR from the coding sequence ATGAAAAAACCGTTATTCCAATTAATTCCTAAGAATAAACAAACACTCGATTGGCATAATAATAAGCTATTTTTACCAGAAGATTACAACGGTTATTACCATTGGCATCAAGGTTTTGAGCTATTAATCATTTTTAAAGGATCAGGAAATATTGTACTGAACCAAAGAATGACCCCAATTAAAAATGGTAGGCTTTTCTTTTTCCAGCCTTTTCAGTTGCACCATGTTGCGCCTGTAAAAGACGTATCATATGAGCGCGCAACGCTTCACTTTGATCCTCTTCATACAGAGCGGATTTTACATGTGTACCCATCGATGGTTCAGTTTTTTCACCACATACAAAATGATACTTTCCATAATCAATTTATTGACTTCTCAGACGATTTCTCCTACATCAAACGACTATGTGATACATATGACAAAACCATTCGTACATGTTCTTTCAAAGAGCGAGTTGATCGAGAAAACTTGTTGCTCATCCAACTATTAAGCTATGTCCAACATCAATTAAAAAATCACTCGCCAACTTTATCAACACGGAATTTGCATTATGCAGAACGAATTATGCGCTGGATTGAGGCTCACCTCGGGGAGACATTTCATTTAGAAGAACTAGCTGATGAGTTGTATTTGTCCAAATCGTATGTATCAAAAATATTCAGAGTTGAAACCGGAAGCAGCATAACAGCTTACTTGACCGCAAGACGTATTAAAGAAGCGTGTCACTTGCTACAAACAAGTGACTTATCACTAGATGCCATATGTACACGTATTGGTCTATCGAATGTGTCGTATTTCATTCAGATGTTTAAACGTGAAACAAATATCACTCCTCATCAATACCGGCTCGAACATCGGTATCGATGA
- a CDS encoding glycoside hydrolase family 88 protein has protein sequence MITQKTVLTIEQLNEKVTDMIKQIGEKSPHATNKDGHYDDLTVDWWTSGFYPGLLWLMHDVTGEVSYQKEAEGWSRKIEAAFDAYPIVLHHDVGFQFLLTAVMDYEQTGNEDGLRIGLKAANYLAGRFNPAGNFIKAWNGDEKKGWAIIDCMMNISLLYWASNVTNDPSYAQIANHHADTTLKYGVREDGSTSHILSFDPYEGTFIEAIGGQGEASDSAWSRGNAWALYGFANAFRHTGNETYLAAAKRIAHYFIAALPKDSIPLWDFRCTDRENAPKDSSAAAIAASGLLELEEYVPENEKPIYGGAAKSILEGLTNNALAPTHSEAILTHATGNFPVGRDVDVSLIYGDYYYVEAIAKLNGWKRRIF, from the coding sequence ATGATTACACAAAAAACGGTGCTAACAATTGAACAACTAAATGAGAAAGTGACAGACATGATAAAACAAATTGGTGAAAAATCACCACACGCAACGAATAAGGATGGGCATTATGACGATCTTACTGTAGATTGGTGGACTTCAGGTTTTTATCCTGGATTACTTTGGCTAATGCATGATGTTACTGGTGAAGTGTCTTATCAAAAAGAGGCTGAGGGGTGGAGTCGAAAAATCGAAGCTGCATTTGATGCGTATCCGATCGTGCTGCATCATGATGTTGGTTTCCAGTTCCTTTTAACCGCAGTGATGGATTACGAACAAACCGGCAATGAGGACGGTTTGCGAATTGGTTTAAAAGCAGCAAACTATTTAGCGGGTCGATTTAATCCAGCGGGTAATTTCATTAAAGCGTGGAATGGAGATGAGAAAAAAGGTTGGGCCATTATTGATTGTATGATGAATATCTCGTTGCTTTATTGGGCTAGCAATGTAACAAATGATCCTAGTTACGCACAAATTGCAAATCACCATGCAGATACAACGCTCAAGTATGGAGTGAGAGAGGACGGAAGTACAAGCCATATCCTATCTTTTGATCCGTATGAAGGGACTTTTATTGAAGCCATTGGTGGTCAAGGTGAGGCAAGCGATTCAGCTTGGAGCAGAGGCAATGCCTGGGCATTATATGGGTTTGCTAATGCATTTAGACACACAGGGAATGAAACGTATTTGGCTGCTGCTAAGAGAATTGCTCATTATTTTATTGCTGCTTTGCCGAAAGATTCAATTCCTCTATGGGATTTTAGGTGCACCGATAGAGAGAATGCGCCTAAAGATAGCTCGGCCGCAGCGATTGCAGCGTCGGGTTTACTTGAATTAGAAGAGTATGTTCCAGAAAATGAAAAGCCTATTTATGGCGGAGCAGCTAAGTCGATACTTGAAGGTTTAACAAATAATGCCTTAGCGCCCACACATTCAGAAGCAATTCTTACTCATGCAACGGGGAATTTTCCAGTTGGTCGAGACGTTGATGTCTCCCTTATTTATGGTGATTACTACTATGTAGAAGCAATTGCTAAACTAAATGGTTGGAAACGGCGGATTTTTTAA
- a CDS encoding carbohydrate ABC transporter permease: MKTAIEAPANVQSSRNKSMKSTITWYLFLLPTFLGIACFIVYPVFESFRLSFYNSNGTIETWVGFSNYERVLGQSAFWNAVYNTFYIAFFQLLLAIPIGFVLASMINRIHRFKSLFKVLFFLPNVTSIVAAAMIFMFILQPEVGLMNHILDTLGLQTSPWLSDPATSKWGVILLTIWHWIGFVIIICLANLQAISPELYEASEIDGATSLQQWFFITIPNMKGTFAFLLIMGWISGLQRFQEIFVLGGAGGSPSRSLQTMVALIYERGFGGFEFGIASAITVLLFLIILLFTVFNLKLTRLKL; encoded by the coding sequence ATGAAAACAGCAATCGAGGCACCTGCTAACGTTCAATCGAGCCGGAATAAATCAATGAAATCGACTATTACTTGGTATTTATTTTTATTGCCGACGTTTTTAGGTATTGCTTGTTTTATCGTATATCCAGTATTCGAATCGTTCCGATTGAGTTTTTACAACTCAAACGGAACGATTGAAACGTGGGTAGGCTTCAGTAATTATGAACGAGTACTCGGGCAGAGTGCATTCTGGAATGCGGTTTATAATACGTTTTATATTGCCTTCTTTCAATTGTTACTTGCGATTCCGATTGGATTTGTATTGGCTAGTATGATTAATCGAATTCACCGTTTTAAAAGCTTATTTAAAGTTTTGTTTTTCTTACCTAATGTAACCTCAATTGTGGCAGCAGCAATGATTTTTATGTTTATTTTGCAGCCAGAAGTAGGGCTAATGAATCATATTCTTGATACGCTTGGTTTGCAAACATCACCATGGTTATCAGATCCTGCTACATCCAAATGGGGTGTTATTTTACTAACAATCTGGCACTGGATCGGTTTTGTCATCATCATTTGTTTGGCCAACTTACAAGCGATTTCTCCAGAGTTATATGAAGCATCTGAAATAGATGGAGCAACGTCGCTTCAACAATGGTTTTTTATTACGATTCCAAACATGAAAGGTACTTTTGCATTTTTGCTCATTATGGGATGGATCTCCGGGTTGCAACGATTCCAAGAAATTTTTGTTCTTGGAGGGGCGGGAGGGAGTCCTAGCAGGTCGCTCCAGACGATGGTTGCTCTTATATATGAGCGAGGCTTTGGTGGATTTGAATTTGGTATTGCTTCAGCCATCACTGTCCTTTTGTTCCTAATCATTCTACTCTTTACGGTGTTTAATTTAAAATTAACTCGGTTGAAGCTATAG
- a CDS encoding carbohydrate ABC transporter permease codes for MIEDHKKKQKLVQIILFLLLIIVAFIVVAPFVWMVSISFDRMANIQVPFPPTFIPDLFSIFNYELVFENGRIFSAYLNSAFVTFCSVVLQVLAALLGGYAFSKGTFKGKKLLFIIVLATMMIPIEARLIPLYSMFNAAGLLNTFWPVILPSILYGFGVFLAKQFFDQIPDSLREAAQIDGASEFRTFFQVYAPLAGPITATLVILSFMGNWNEFVWPLVVLNSERLHTIPLFLASFSLENGTSLAGMTMALATMSVLPIIILFVFLQRYIIQSIALSGLKE; via the coding sequence ATGATAGAAGATCATAAAAAAAAGCAAAAGCTCGTACAAATTATCTTATTTCTGTTACTTATCATTGTTGCTTTCATAGTCGTAGCTCCTTTTGTATGGATGGTAAGCATTAGTTTTGATCGAATGGCGAATATTCAAGTTCCTTTTCCACCGACGTTTATTCCCGACCTATTCTCCATCTTCAATTATGAACTTGTTTTTGAAAATGGACGTATTTTCAGTGCATATCTTAATTCAGCGTTTGTTACTTTTTGTTCGGTTGTGTTGCAAGTATTAGCAGCATTGCTAGGTGGGTATGCTTTCTCAAAGGGGACATTTAAAGGGAAAAAGTTATTGTTTATTATTGTCCTTGCTACCATGATGATTCCAATTGAAGCTCGCTTAATTCCACTATATTCAATGTTTAACGCAGCGGGGTTATTGAATACATTTTGGCCAGTCATCTTGCCTTCCATTTTATATGGATTTGGTGTTTTTTTAGCAAAACAATTTTTTGATCAAATTCCAGATAGTTTAAGAGAAGCGGCTCAAATTGATGGCGCAAGTGAGTTCAGAACATTCTTTCAGGTCTATGCTCCTTTAGCGGGACCAATCACAGCAACGCTTGTTATTTTATCGTTTATGGGTAATTGGAATGAATTTGTCTGGCCACTTGTTGTTTTAAATTCAGAGCGACTTCATACAATTCCTTTATTTTTAGCTAGTTTCTCATTAGAGAACGGAACATCGCTTGCAGGGATGACTATGGCGCTTGCTACGATGAGTGTCTTGCCGATTATTATCTTGTTTGTCTTTTTGCAACGTTATATCATTCAAAGCATTGCACTGAGCGGTTTAAAAGAATAG